A portion of the Colias croceus chromosome 25, ilColCroc2.1 genome contains these proteins:
- the LOC123703298 gene encoding uncharacterized protein LOC123703298, giving the protein MYPALIALFCLYQTAAGYDAPEPRHGAPMAGTLSSVGAGGEHSPPIYRPGSQAYVVSQFVKPKPPHQYWEEETSQSLVPENRNCLLCESQDSGACRAMPSCVYCEPTVTALCERSTPCLRCTVIKNPFFKCIPGEKYMDECDSCRCTDGHGGWCSDQFCELRALHLYAMKLSDGEFY; this is encoded by the exons ATGTATCCAGCGCTAATTGCTCTTTTCTGTTTGTATCAAACCGCCGCGGGCTATGACGCCCCAG AGCCTCGTCACGGGGCCCCCATGGCGGGCACTCTGAGCTCGGTGGGGGCGGGAGGGGAGCACTCGCCGCCTATATACCGACCCGGCTCGCAGGC CTACGTGGTCTCCCAATTCGTGAAGCCGAAGCCCCCCCACCAGTACTGGGAGGAGGAGACGTCGCAGTCGCTGGTGCCTGAGAACCGCAACTGCCTGCTGTGCGAGAGCCAGGACTCCGGCGCGTGCCGGGCCATGCCCTCCTGCGTGTACTGCGAGCCGACAGTGACGGCCCTGTGTGAGAGAAGCACTCCTTGCTTGCGGTGTACCG TGATAAAGAACCCGTTCTTCAAGTGCATCCCTGGCGAGAAGTACATGGACGAGTGCGACTCGTGCCGCTGCACAGACGGGCACGGCGGCTGGTGCTCCGACCAATTCTGCGAGCTGCGCGCGCTGCATCTGTACGCCATGAAGCTGTCTGATGGCGAGTTCTATTGA